One segment of Phoenix dactylifera cultivar Barhee BC4 unplaced genomic scaffold, palm_55x_up_171113_PBpolish2nd_filt_p 000162F, whole genome shotgun sequence DNA contains the following:
- the LOC103724381 gene encoding LOB domain-containing protein 22-like gives MIAATSSNTSATSTSHPYPHRPSSSSSASATQACAACKYQRRKCNQDYTLASYFPADQQRQFLNAHRLFGVSNILKIICHLDPVQCAEAMHSIIFQSNARAHDPVGGCYSIILELER, from the coding sequence ATGATTGCTGCCACCTCCTCCAATACCAGCGCCACCAGCACCTCCCATCCCTACCCCcaccgcccctcctcctcctcctccgcctccgccaCCCAGGCCTGTGCCGCCTGCAAGTACCAGCGTCGCAAGTGCAATCAAGACTACACCCTCGCCTCCTACTTCCCCGCCGACCAGCAACGCCAATTCCTCAACGCCCACCGCCTTTTTGGCGTCAGCAACATCCTCAAGATCATCTGCCACCTCGACCCCGTCCAGTGTGCCGAAGCCATGCATTCCATTATCTTCCAATCCAACGCTCGCGCCCACGACCCTGTCGGCGGATGCTACAGCATCATCCTCGAGCTCGAGCGCTAG